One genomic segment of Rhizobium viscosum includes these proteins:
- a CDS encoding glutamine amidotransferase, producing the protein MTLTDRSVRRDRRPVLIILHQERSSPGRVGQLLVGKGYDLDIRRPALGDPLPCTLENHAGAVIFGGPMSANDPEEFVKAEIDWLEVPLKENRPYLGICLGAQMLARKLGSKVAANCDGSTEIGWYPLHTTERGRRLMRWPKMVYHFHREGFELPHGAELLASGDAYPNQAFRYNDNAWGLQFHAELTRVMMHRWVVHGAHRFILPNAQQGREHLEGRMLFDAPLKAWLDDFLDIVFEGKTAAATTPLLV; encoded by the coding sequence ATGACGCTGACTGACAGAAGCGTGAGACGCGACAGGCGCCCTGTTCTCATCATTCTTCATCAGGAGCGCTCCAGCCCCGGTCGTGTCGGCCAGCTTCTCGTCGGGAAAGGTTATGATCTCGATATCCGTCGCCCCGCCCTTGGTGATCCCCTACCTTGCACCCTTGAAAACCATGCCGGCGCGGTGATTTTCGGCGGCCCGATGAGCGCCAATGACCCAGAAGAATTCGTCAAGGCGGAGATCGACTGGCTGGAAGTGCCGCTCAAGGAAAACCGGCCCTATCTCGGTATATGCCTTGGCGCGCAGATGCTGGCGCGAAAGCTCGGCAGCAAGGTTGCGGCCAATTGTGACGGATCGACAGAGATCGGCTGGTATCCGCTGCATACGACCGAAAGGGGCCGGCGGCTGATGCGCTGGCCGAAAATGGTCTATCACTTCCACCGGGAAGGATTCGAACTGCCGCATGGCGCCGAGTTGCTGGCGTCCGGCGACGCCTATCCCAACCAGGCCTTCCGCTACAACGACAATGCCTGGGGCCTGCAATTCCATGCGGAGCTGACGCGGGTGATGATGCATCGCTGGGTCGTGCACGGCGCGCATCGCTTCATCCTGCCGAACGCGCAGCAGGGACGCGAACATCTGGAAGGCCGCATGCTGTTCGATGCGCCGCTTAAAGCGTGGCTCGATGACTTCCTGGATATCGTCTTCGAAGGGAAGACGGCAGCCGCCACTACACCACTTCTCGTATAG
- a CDS encoding tellurite resistance TerB family protein, producing the protein MFERFQAFFQNLTADRPKAGFAPDDPRIAVAALCMQVMEADGQIKDSEKKRLRKLLKEQYALDGKQLDALMAAGLEAESTAVDYFRFTSDLKRHLNTEQRLELIGILWDIVYADGERSEMEDHVIWRIADLLGVSSRERIQKRQEAAARVTNAQVVQDDAD; encoded by the coding sequence ATGTTCGAACGCTTTCAGGCATTCTTCCAGAATCTGACCGCCGACCGCCCCAAAGCAGGCTTTGCCCCCGATGACCCGCGCATCGCAGTTGCTGCACTCTGTATGCAGGTCATGGAGGCCGACGGCCAGATCAAGGACAGCGAAAAGAAGCGGCTGCGCAAGCTCCTGAAGGAGCAATATGCGCTCGATGGCAAACAGCTCGACGCCTTGATGGCCGCGGGGCTGGAAGCCGAAAGCACGGCAGTTGATTATTTCCGCTTCACCTCCGATCTAAAGAGACATCTCAATACCGAGCAGCGTCTGGAGTTGATCGGCATTCTCTGGGATATCGTCTATGCCGATGGCGAGCGCAGCGAAATGGAAGACCATGTGATCTGGCGGATCGCCGATCTCCTGGGAGTGTCCTCTCGTGAGCGTATTCAGAAGCGGCAGGAGGCGGCAGCACGGGTGACAAACGCACAGGTGGTGCAGGATGACGCTGACTGA
- a CDS encoding heme biosynthesis protein HemY, which produces MVRLVIFALLVLVLAYGFSWLADRPGDLSLIWEGQIYQTKLIVAASAIIALIAAVMVAWWFIRLVWTSPHSVTRFFRARKRDRGYQALSTGLIAAGAGNALLARKMAARSRGLIRADQEPLINLLEAQAALIEGRYDEARSKFEAMANDPETRELGLRGLYLEAKRLGANEAARQYAEKAADNAPYLPWAAQATLEYRSQSGRWDDAIRLLEQQKAAKVVEKAEANRLHAVLLTARADDKLESNPAGARDDALQALKLSVDFVPAALIAAKALFREGGIRKAASILEQAWKAGPHPEIGRVYVRARSGDSTLDRLKRAERLEGMRPNNVESLLIVAHAALDAQEFSKAGAKAEAAARIEPREAAFLLLADIEEAETGDQGRVRHWLAQALKAPRDPAWVADGFVSDKWLPVSPVTGRLDAFEWKAPFGQLEGPVEEGSTTSIETALKTLPPLRETRPESVVNDHRIIELERAATIAEAVRPATPAPAPAKAAEPSTPRPVPAASEPKPFFGRLPDDPGVRDPKMEPEPKTRLRLF; this is translated from the coding sequence ATGGTCCGCCTGGTTATCTTCGCGCTCCTCGTCCTCGTTCTCGCCTATGGTTTCTCCTGGCTTGCCGATCGCCCCGGCGATCTGTCGCTGATCTGGGAAGGCCAGATTTACCAGACCAAGCTGATCGTCGCGGCAAGCGCCATCATCGCGCTGATCGCCGCTGTCATGGTCGCCTGGTGGTTCATCCGCCTCGTCTGGACCTCTCCACATTCGGTGACACGCTTTTTTCGCGCCCGTAAGCGTGACCGTGGCTATCAAGCCCTGTCGACCGGCCTGATCGCCGCCGGCGCAGGCAATGCCCTGCTCGCCCGCAAGATGGCTGCCCGCTCGCGCGGCCTCATCCGCGCCGATCAGGAACCGCTGATCAATCTTCTCGAAGCACAGGCCGCTCTCATCGAAGGTCGCTACGACGAGGCACGCTCCAAGTTCGAAGCCATGGCCAACGACCCAGAGACGCGGGAGCTCGGGCTGCGCGGTCTTTACCTGGAGGCCAAGCGCCTCGGTGCCAACGAAGCTGCCCGCCAGTACGCCGAAAAGGCCGCCGATAACGCGCCTTACCTGCCTTGGGCCGCGCAGGCGACGCTCGAATATCGCAGCCAGTCCGGTCGCTGGGATGACGCCATCCGCCTACTGGAACAGCAGAAGGCCGCCAAGGTCGTTGAAAAGGCCGAAGCAAACCGCCTGCATGCCGTGCTGCTGACTGCCCGTGCGGATGACAAGCTGGAAAGCAATCCCGCCGGCGCCCGCGACGATGCCTTGCAGGCGCTGAAGCTGTCGGTGGATTTTGTACCCGCCGCCCTGATTGCCGCAAAGGCGCTGTTCCGCGAAGGCGGCATCCGCAAGGCAGCATCCATACTCGAACAGGCGTGGAAGGCCGGACCTCACCCGGAGATCGGCCGCGTTTATGTCCGCGCCCGCAGCGGCGATTCAACGCTTGATCGCCTGAAGCGCGCCGAGCGGCTGGAAGGCATGCGGCCGAACAATGTCGAATCTCTCCTCATCGTCGCACATGCAGCGCTCGATGCGCAGGAATTCTCCAAGGCCGGCGCCAAGGCGGAGGCTGCTGCCCGTATCGAGCCCCGCGAGGCGGCCTTCCTGTTGCTTGCAGATATCGAGGAAGCGGAGACCGGCGATCAGGGACGCGTGCGCCATTGGCTGGCACAGGCGCTGAAGGCGCCGCGTGATCCGGCCTGGGTTGCCGATGGTTTCGTTTCCGACAAGTGGCTGCCGGTCTCGCCGGTAACTGGCCGTCTCGACGCTTTCGAGTGGAAGGCGCCTTTCGGCCAGCTCGAAGGCCCCGTCGAGGAAGGGTCGACCACTTCGATCGAAACAGCGCTGAAGACCCTGCCGCCGCTGCGAGAAACCCGGCCGGAAAGCGTGGTTAACGACCACCGCATCATCGAGCTGGAACGGGCAGCGACGATTGCCGAAGCCGTGCGCCCGGCAACTCCGGCACCCGCACCGGCAAAAGCTGCCGAACCGTCCACTCCCCGGCCGGTTCCTGCCGCTTCTGAACCAAAACCCTTCTTTGGCCGCCTGCCGGACGATCCTGGTGTCCGCGATCCCAAGATGGAACCGGAACCCAAGACACGGCTCCGCCTTTTCTGA